A single window of Doryrhamphus excisus isolate RoL2022-K1 chromosome 5, RoL_Dexc_1.0, whole genome shotgun sequence DNA harbors:
- the midn gene encoding midnolin yields the protein MPKLGEQTGHRHTCTRSFTVFATVIGYRMDQHPSTRSCTSRGASSSTCEAAAPAEPSMNLHIHSTTGTRFELSLPQEETVDGLKRRLSQRLKVPKERLALLHKETRLSSGKLQDLGISNGSKLTLVPTVEAGLMSQASRPEQSVMQALESLTETQVSDFLSGRSPLTLALRVGDHMMFVQLQLAAQQSGGPQLQHRHLITRGNSDTAASQPTGQLCAPLPQSTHHLHPHHPHSTPSSSSTFPLPSTHHQQLPPMYHQSPSSSSTPHCSTATPPPPPSHSPRQVHAFRSPPHHLHHHHHHYHQPSSGQPSHDVGRASPVAPVLCPEATCSTNSPTTGTSSSARSRKPGAIIESFVNHAPGVFSGTFSGTLHPNCQDSSGRPRRDIGTILQILNDLLSATRHYQGMPPSLTQLRYQTQCGTPNSPSPSPPPSSPPVAGMTGLSAKATSVPAGSPAATLHPLVQCQSQIRMCKPPGDRVRQTENRATRCKVERLQLLMQQKRLRRKARRDQRGPYQWLPNRKAGRSNSNSSMSSEGSLDLDFDDSVWKPDVKADLKSEFVMA from the exons ATGCCAAAACTGGGGGAACAGACTGGACATCGGCACACTTGCACGCGAAGCTTCACTGTTTTCGCCACAGTCATCG GTTATCGGATGGACCAGCATCCCAGCACCCGGAGCTGCACCAGCCGCGGTGCTTCGTCTTCGACGTGCGAGGCTGCCGCCCCCGCTGAGCCCTCCATGAACCTGCACATTCACTCCACCACCGGCACCCGCTTTGAGCTCTCGCTGCCCCAGGAGGAGACAGTGGACGGGTTGAAGAGAAGGCTGTCGCAGCGACTGAAAGTACCCAAAGAGAGGCTCGCCTTGCTGCACAAAGAAAC GAGACTAAGTTCAGGCAAACTCCAGGATCTTGGCATCTCCAATGGGAGCAAGTTAACACTCGTTCCGACCGTCGAAGCAGGATTAATG TCTCAAGCATCAAGACCCGAGCAATCAGTAATGCAAGCTTTGGAGAGTTTAACGGAAACTCAG GTCAGTGACTTCCTGTCCGGCCGCTCCCCCCTCACCCTGGCATTGCGAGTAGGCGATCACATGATGTTCGTCCAGCTCCAGTTAGCGGCGCAGCAGTCGGGTGGGCCACAGCTCCAGCACAGGCACCTTATCACGCGGGGAAACTCGGACACTGCGGCAAGCCAGCCCACAGGACAGCTGTGCGCCCCCCTCCCACAGTCCACCCATCACCTCCACCCTCATCATCCACACTCCACTCCCTCATCCTCGAGCACCTTCCCCCTTCCCTCGACACACCACCAGCAGCTACCCCCCATGTACCACCagtctccctcctcctcctccactccaCACTGCAGCACCGCCACCCCTCCGCCGCCTCCCTCCCACTCCCCGCGCCAGGTGCATGCTTTCCGCTCTCCTCCCCAtcaccttcatcatcatcaccaccactaTCACCAGCCTTCTTCAGGCCAGCCCAGCCACGATGTCGGCCGAGCCAGCCCTGTAGCCCCTGTTTTGTGCCCTGAG GCTACCTGCAGCACCAACAGCCCCACTACTGGCACCAGCTCATCGGCACGCTCCCGTAAACCTGGCGCCATCATTGAGAGCTTTGTTAACCACGCTCCCGGAGTCTTTTCAGGGACCTTTTCAG GCACTTTGCACCCAAACTGTCAGGACAGCAGCGGGCGTCCCAGACGGGATATAGGTACCATCCTTCAGATCCTCAACGACCTCCTGAGTGCCACGCGCCACTACCAGGGCATGCCTCCATCCCTCACCCAGCTCCGCTACCAAACCCAGTGTGGCACACCCAACTCGCCGTCCCCGTCCCCGCCGCCATCTTCGCCCCCAGTCGCCGGCATGACGGGTCTCTCTGCCAAAGCTACCTCGGTACCCGCTGGCAGCCCCGCGGCGACGCTTCATCCGCTGGTGCAGTGCCAGAGCCAGATCCGCATGTGCAAGCCACCTG GTGACCGCGTCCGTCAGACAGAGAACCGTGCCACCCGCTGTAAGGTGGAGCGCCTGCAGCTGCTGATGCAGCAGAAGCGACTGCGCAGGAAGGCTCGTCGGGATCAGCGCGGCCCTTACCAGTGGCTGCCCAACCGCAAGGCGGGacgcagcaacagcaacagcagcatgTCCAGCGAGGGCTCCCTGGACCTGGACTTTGACGACTCCGTGTGGAAGCCCGACGTTAAGGCTGACTTGAAGTCCGAGTTTGTCATGGCCTGA